One window of Doryrhamphus excisus isolate RoL2022-K1 chromosome 13, RoL_Dexc_1.0, whole genome shotgun sequence genomic DNA carries:
- the itpka gene encoding inositol-trisphosphate 3-kinase A, with translation MSSPGGFTAMMEAHRVPQVTITPEGGGSAREMQQEDWGDNAMDGALRRKLSTSSVSSTGSSAVESEDDLLSDSESKSKGIVTLEHLVDTVEIKPWWKLKTIVQWPFSATQRRKLNWVQLAGHKGNFKAADEGSILKKYSENEMWCFERLRDDALLPFVPVYHGVVEKDGESFLHMADLLATFDLPNVMDCKMGVRTYLEEELVRARERPKPREDLYNKMVEVDSEGPTPQEHSQRGVTKPRYMQWRESMSSSNSMGFRIEGIKKSDGTCRTDFKRTRSEQDVMVVFKDFVGGNVNIIKSYLRRLMEIQQALTASAFFKQHEVIGSSLLFIHDHTGNAQVWIIDFGKTTALPEGHVLKHNIPWREGNREDGYLWGLQNLIHTLEAVSSEGSSRE, from the exons ATGAGCTCCCCTGGTGGGTTCACTGCTATGATGGAAGCTCACCGGGTACCGCAGGTAACCATCACTCCGGAGGGAGGCGGGTCGGCGCGAGAGATGCAGCAAGAGGACTGGGGTGATAATGCAATGGACGGTGCTTTGCGAAGAAAACTATCCACCTCCTCTGTGTCCTCCACGGGATCCTCGGCAGTGGAGTCTGAGGATGATCTGCTCAGCGACAGTGAGAGCAAAAGTAAAGGCATCGTCACTTTGGAACATCTAGTGGACACTGTAGAG ATCAAGCCCTGGTGGAAGTTGAAGACAATCGTCCAATGGCCTTTTAGCGCCACCCAGAGAAGAAAACTAAACTGGGTACAGCTTGCCGGTCATAAAG GTAATTTTAAAGCAGCAGACGAGGGAAGCATTTTAAAGAAGTACTCTGAAAATGAGATGTGGTGTTTCGAGAGACTGAGAGACGACGCTCTGCTCCCGTTTGTTCCTGTGTACCACGGCGTTGTGGAAAAAGATGGAGAGTCTTTTCTGCACATGGCTGACCTGCTGGCAACCTTTGACCTCCCAAATGTCATGGACTGCAAGATGGGTGTGAG AACCTACTTGGAGGAAGAACTGGTTCGAGCACGGGAGCGGCCTAAACCGAGGGAGGACCTGTACAACAAGATGGTGGAGGTGGACAGCGAAGGGCCCACTCCCCAGGAACATTCCCAACGTGGCGTCACCAAGCCTCGCTACATGCAGTGGAGGGAGAGCATGAGCTCCAGCAACTCCATGGGCTTCAGAATAGAAGGCATCAAG AAAAGTGACGGCACGTGTCGAACCGACTTCAAGAGAACCAGATCGGAGCAGGATGTCATGGTGGTGTTCAAGGACTTTGTCGGAGGGAACGTCAACATTATA AAGTCCTACCTGAGAAGGCTGATGGAGATCCAACAGGCTCTTACAGCATCGGCGTTCTTCAAGCAGCATGAG GTCATTGGCAGCTCTCTGCTCTTCATCCACGACCACACAGGCAACGCTCAGGTGTGGATTATTGACTTTGGAAAGACCACGGCATTACCGGAGGGCCATGTGTTGAAACACAACATTCCGTGGCGAGAGGGCAACCGTGAGGACGGATACCTGTGGGGGCTGCAAAACCTCATCCACACCCTAGAGGCCGTAAGCAGTGAAGGGAGCAGCCGTGAATGA
- the ivd gene encoding isovaleryl-CoA dehydrogenase, mitochondrial, whose product MFAIRSALRLGTKLSIPALARRGCAGAAIPVDDVVNGLTDEQIQLRQTVRKFCAEKLAPHADEIDRKNDFGGMREFWKDMGEMGLLGITAPVEFGGTGLGYLDHVIVMEEISRVSAGIALSYGAHSNLCVNQMVRHANEKQMEKYMPKLITGEHVGALAMSENNSGSDVVSMKLKAEKKGDYYILNGNKFWITNGPDADVLIVYAKTNPGAYQRGISAFIVEKGMPGFSTAQKLDKLGMRGSNTCELIFEDCKIPEENILGSLNKGVYVMMSGLDLERLVLAAGPVGIMQAVLDHAVPYLHVREAFGQKIGHFQLMQGKMADMYTRMSSCRQYLYNVARACDRGHFNAMDCAGVILYCAENATQVALDGIQCLGGNGYINDYPMGRFLRDAKLYEIGAGTSEIRRLIIGRSFNAMFK is encoded by the exons ATGTTTGCTATCAGAAGTGCTCTCCGCCTCGGTACCAAGTTGTCCATCCCTGCGTTGGCGAGGCGAGGATGTGCTGGAGCTGCTATCCCGGTGGACGACGTGGTGAACGGACTCACGGACGAACAGATTCAG CTCAGGCAGACTGTTCGTAAATTCTGTGCAGAAAAACTTGCACCCCATGCTGACGAGATAGACAGGAAGAATGACTTTGGAGGAATGCGG GAATTCTGGAAAGATATGGGTGAGATGGGACTGCTCGGCATTACTGCTCCAG TGGAATTCGGAGGCACTGGATTGGGCTACCTGGATCACGTCATCGTTATGGAGGAAATCTCTCGAGTGTCAGCGGGTATCGCTCTCAGTTATGGTGCCCACTCCAACCTCTGCGTCAATCAGATGGTGCGACATGCCAATGAGAAGCAGATGGAGAAGTACATGCCAAAA ttAATCACAGGAGAACATGTGGGCGCTTTGGCCATGAGCGAAAACAACTCTGGCTCTGATGTTGTGTCCATGAAACTCAAAGCAGAGAAGAAAG GTGACTACTATATTCTCAATGGCAACAAGTTCTGGATTACAAACGGACCAGATGCTGATGTCCTCATTGTGTATGCCAAGACTAACCCAGGGGCCTATCAGAGAGGCATTTCAGCTTTCATTGTTGAGAAG GGGATGCCGGGTTTCTCCACAGCACAAAAGCTGGACAAACTGGGCATGAGGGGTTCGAACACTTGTGAGCTGATTTTTGAAGACTGCAAAATACCTG AGGAGAACATCCTGGGTTCATTGAACAAGGGCGTTTATGTGATGATGAGTGGTCTGGATCTGGAGAGGCTGGTACTCGCCGCTGGACCTGTCGG CATCATGCAGGCAGTTTTGGACCACGCTGTCCCCTATCTGCACGTCAGAGAAGCTTTTGGGCAGAAGATTGGACACTTCCAG CTGATGCAAGGCAAGATGGCTGACATGTACACCAGGATGAGCTCCTGTAGGCAATATTTGTACAACGTGGCCCGGGCCTGCGACAGAGGACACTTCAACGCCATG GACTGTGCTGGAGTGATCCTGTACTGTGCTGAGAACGCCACCCAGGTGGCGCTGGATGGCATTCAGTGTTTGG GCGGTAACGGCTACATCAACGATTACCCCATGGGACGCTTTCTGCGGGACGCCAAGCTGTACGAGATCGGCGCGGGCACGAGCGAAATCCGTCGTCTTATTATCGGACGATCCTTCAACGCCATGTTCAAGTAG